In Candidatus Zixiibacteriota bacterium, the genomic stretch CATAACCGTTGAATGATTTTTATTATTCAATGCCTGCTCCAGCATCCAGGCGGTGGTCCGCTTGCCAACCGCCGAATCAGTCCCCAGCACGGCGATTTTAAGACAATCTACCTGTTCAATTTTCCCGCTGAAAAAATGGTACTGGTCACGTGATAACGGCTTGCGGATATCGCGGACAACCACGCCCTTTTTCTGGGCCAATTCCATTAAATCACTATCCTCAGTTAAAAAGTCATGCAACCCACAGTCGATATTCAATCCAAAATCGATTGCCTCACGGATATCATCCCGTGCAGGCTGGCTCAACCTGCCTCCATCCGGAGCGAGACCGATAACCAGATGTGTTGCTGGCTTTCCTCTCGCTGCGGCATCCTCAAGCGCAATTTCAAGCGAAGAAAATATTGGAATGCCTGTCGGTTTATTATCGAGCACTTTACCAGCGTCCAGGCCTCTATAAACTGAATCAATGACTGAAAGTATATAATATCTCTCAGTGTAGCGTACCAGGCCATGGGCAGTTTTCCCATTCGTGGTATTAAACGCCTCCTCGCAATACACTATGGCATTGCCTTCAGGGAAATGGTTCATGTTTTCTTTCCTGTTAAAACGATCACATAGCGATCGTTTGGTAATGATTCCTTTTTATGTTTCTCAATCAGCGCTACCAAACCTGTGGTAGATGCCGGCAGTACATGCAGGCCTTCCTTTTCACGGATTAATCTGGAAGATGTCATCATGTTTTTATCGCTGATGTTGGAAGCCCAGCCATTGGAATGGCGAATCGCAGTCAGGGCAAGGTCACCATCGATTGAATGCCAGTTGATCAGGGGTTCATTAATCCGGGTTTCCTTGATCTTGTCAGGGGGTAAGTCTTCGCAGCTTTCAAGGTTACTCAGCCAGGCCTGAATTATTGGATTCTTCTTGAAGGATGATCCAGCCACCATGCGGGGAATTTTTGAAGTTTTTCCTCGTCGGTATAAACTCAGAAAACCTTTGTAGATACCGGCCAGGGTGGTGCCGTTGGAAACCGGTACAGCAACCACCGGAGGAGCATCTCGAAGCTCATCATAGATCTCGTAAGCGATTTCTCCGTAGGCTTTCATCTGAGGCAGTACGTTTTGTCCCCCGGGATTGGCATCGTAAAACTCGTTCTGAGATGCCTTTTTCTGTGAATAGACTACTGCGCTTTCATAGTCTCCCGGGACTTTCTCGATTCTGGCACCCAGCTCTTCCATCTCGCGAATTCGATTACTGTGGTAACTCTGAGGAATGTGAATCAGGCACTTAAGTCCGGCTAATGAGGTAGCCAATGCCATAGCCACTCCGTAGTTGCCACAGGTTGCAATGCTCACGGTATCATATCCCCGGCGCATGGCATCCAGCACCTGAGCGAAGGCTATGCGATCCTTGTGCGAACCGGTCGGATTAGAGCCTTCAAACTTGAAGTAGATCTGGCGCAGACCGACTTCACGTTCGATATTACGGGCGCGCCAGAGCGAAGTGTCGCCCACTTCACTGTCGATTATATCTTCGTAGGCTTCCAACCGTTCTGCCATGGGATAATCGGTATCAGCCGCGATTTTACGCTGTTCCTCAACACCCTTGGCAAACTCAAAGATCTTACCCTCAGCGTCATCGATCAAATCGATCCGCCTTTCCGTTAAATCCGTCATTTTACCCCATCCGCTTTGGCAGTGGAAGATATTGAAATACAATTCTTGCTTTCCACCAGTGCAATATCACTTTCCCTTTGATCGTAATTGGCAGAACCAGTCTGCCCAGTGACCTATATTTCAGCACAGCATGACCCACAAACCGGATCATGACCTGGATGCTCTTTTCACACGATTCGTGGAATTTTAAAATGAAATAAGCAGAAACTATTCTCAACATGAGTCACTCGGCTTAGAGCATTGTTTATTGCCAGTATTCTCCGCTAAAACTCCACAATTGGAGAAAACCATGAGCGCAAATCTATATCACTAAAATGCGGGTTAGTAAAACCACACTGTTAAAGAGATTAATTTGATGTTACGGAAACCAAACCGACAGCTTAATTCTGCCCGACGATAAGCTCGGACGGAACTGCCGGAAGTGCCTCCTTGATGAATCGCGCCAGACTGGCCACCAGGGCGCTTCTCATCGTATTTAATGTTTTATGAATTTCTTCGTCGGGGGTGGAAATCAGCGAAAATGAATATAATCCTGAAATAAAACCCGTAATTGCACAGGCTATTCGACGAAGCGTTGCTTTTGGTAAGTGAGTTTGAATCATAGCATCTATTAATTCTTCAATACTATTCTGATAACTGATAAATGGCGTATCCAGCCCCTCGTAGCCATTGTCCAAAATCATTTCAGAACGCCCCTGGAAATAAAGCACGAACTCTTCCCAGCGATCGTCAAAAAAGTCGATATGGGCCAGTATTATATTGTCTAAAAGTCGA encodes the following:
- a CDS encoding pyridoxal-phosphate dependent enzyme; translation: MTDLTERRIDLIDDAEGKIFEFAKGVEEQRKIAADTDYPMAERLEAYEDIIDSEVGDTSLWRARNIEREVGLRQIYFKFEGSNPTGSHKDRIAFAQVLDAMRRGYDTVSIATCGNYGVAMALATSLAGLKCLIHIPQSYHSNRIREMEELGARIEKVPGDYESAVVYSQKKASQNEFYDANPGGQNVLPQMKAYGEIAYEIYDELRDAPPVVAVPVSNGTTLAGIYKGFLSLYRRGKTSKIPRMVAGSSFKKNPIIQAWLSNLESCEDLPPDKIKETRINEPLINWHSIDGDLALTAIRHSNGWASNISDKNMMTSSRLIREKEGLHVLPASTTGLVALIEKHKKESLPNDRYVIVLTGKKT
- a CDS encoding DUF1611 domain-containing protein codes for the protein MNHFPEGNAIVYCEEAFNTTNGKTAHGLVRYTERYYILSVIDSVYRGLDAGKVLDNKPTGIPIFSSLEIALEDAAARGKPATHLVIGLAPDGGRLSQPARDDIREAIDFGLNIDCGLHDFLTEDSDLMELAQKKGVVVRDIRKPLSRDQYHFFSGKIEQVDCLKIAVLGTDSAVGKRTTAWMLEQALNNKNHSTVMVGTGQTAWLQGARYCIILDTLVNDFVSGEIEHAVWSAFKDCKPEVILIEGQGSLLNPAYPGGFEILAAGRPDAVILQHAPARKEYDGFPGYPIQSLDHQVKAIEIISGRKVIAITINHEDLNSQEISAICKLISSQTGLPVYDVLLNGANELANLVIKHSKKRFGKTRIVA
- a CDS encoding TetR family transcriptional regulator is translated as MKNKVRKERPKRTRHQKRAVRTREKLLSASKSLFSERGFDAVTIDEITETADLGKGTFYYHFGTKDQLIKELIRDVLGELEQAIKEKAKSSNDLHRLLDNIILAHIDFFDDRWEEFVLYFQGRSEMILDNGYEGLDTPFISYQNSIEELIDAMIQTHLPKATLRRIACAITGFISGLYSFSLISTPDEEIHKTLNTMRSALVASLARFIKEALPAVPSELIVGQN